gcacacatacacaaacacaaacacgcgcacacacacacacacacacacacacacacacacatgcgcacatgctCACGTACACAtactcatacgcacacacacatgcacacgcacatgtacacacgcagacacacgcacaaacacgtgcgtacacacacacacaatgcaagcCCCAACACACGCATGGATGCATGAACGCATGCATatagcacgcacaaacacatgcacacacacacacacacacacacacacacacacacacacacacacacaaacacacacacacacacacacacacacacacacaccacagaaacagacactcacacacacattgttttatTCATGTTCATGTACTCAATCACACCATCTgcttatataaaataaaaaactgtaTTAAAACCAATAAAGCGCATGATTCATATGGATATCTTACCCAAAGCCTCAGGGAGAGAAAATGAAATAGAAATTCTATCAGAATTAATGGACATACATCACAGTGAATGAGTGCAAGTAATGCTTTGAGTGTTCAGGTTGACTGAATTGTCATGATGACTTGTAAAGTCTTTCATTACATCTCTGCATGTCAATTGATGGATTTCCATCAACTCtcttctcctatcctctcctctcctctgctgtcaTCTCcatgccctctcctctcctgttttctcctcccatcttctcccctctcgtctgctctcctctctctaaattataattttctctcctctccttctttcctctcGGTTTCCTTTactctcccctccatcacctcttccctccttttctctcctctcttctcctctcctctcttataatttcctctcctcttcttaactcccatctcctctccccatccatcctctcctctcctctcctgtcccctcttctcctctccttttccatcctttcctctcctctcctctcctctcctcctctccactcctctcctctcctctcctctcctctcctctcctctcctctcctctcctccactcctctcctccactcctctcctctcctctcatctcctctcctctcctctcctctcctctcctctcctctcctctgctctcctctgctctcctctcctctcctctcctctcctctcctctcctctcatctcctctcctctcctctcctctcctctgctctcctctcctctgctctcctctccactcctctcctctcctctcctctcctctctattcgTCTTCCCTATCTATTCGCTCTTCTCCACAGTTTTATGGCCACATGGTGCTGTCAGTCACATCTGTGAGCTGTCAGGATATGAGGGTGCATGcatttgggtgggggggggatgttgtaTTAGGCCTACTGATCCTTCACACTTCTCTTGTCAACTTAACATAAAAATGaaagacattgtgtgtgtgcgtgtgtgtgtgcgtgtgtgtgtgtgtgtgtgtgtgtgtgtgtgtgtgtgtgtgtgtgtgtgtgtgtgtgtgtgtgtgtgtgtgtgtgtgtgtgtgtctgtgtgtgtgtgtgtttgtgtttgtgtgcattcttgtgtgtttgggtggatgtatgtatgtgtgtgtacttgtgtgtgtgtgtgtgtgtgtgtgtgtgtgtgtgtgtgtgtgtgtgtgtgtgtgtgtgtgtgtgtgtgtgtgtgtgtgtgtgtgtgtgtctgttttggggggtctgtgtgcgtgtgtgtgtgtgtgtgtgtgtgtgtgtgtgtgtgtgtgtgtgtgtgtgtgtgtgtgtgtgtgtgtgtgtgtgtgcgtgcgtgtgtgtgtgtgtgtgtgtgtgtgtgggggggggggggggggtgtatatgTGGGTGTATGTCAGCTAAACAGTGAGACAGGGCGggtcagaggagaggagccaTGCCTAATCCTGTGGGATGTGAGGGTATTCTGCTCTGTATGGAGATGGGGATGCAGGGATGGGCTCAGTGGTGCGTGGATCACAAAATCTCGCTTGCTGACAGAAAGAGAATCTCAGGGGACCACTGTCAAACTTGTGAAGGAAAACAGTTGGTAACTTGACGAGTGTTGTTTTCTGAAATGTGAAATGTTGACTcaatatttcactttttcccTCTTGGCTTAGGGTGATTGTAAATAATTTATAGTAATTGGTTGGACAAAACTATCATCATTTACATCTGGAATTAGATATAATATAACTGTATGCATTATTTAAATTGAACCATTATTTTTCAAGATAACAGTGTTCCTAAAAGAATGCCAAGTTAATTTATCAAATGCATATTTTCCAAACTTCACACATAGTGTGAAAAGGGTGAGCTAGGGCGAAGATATTatattcaaatatgtatgatagcATATTATGTTACTATTTAAGTTTTGTACTATCTTATCAGATCTTAGATTCGGGTTAGTTAAGACATTTGGGTTGGTTATTTGattatcatttaaaataaaataattacaaaaatgTTATTATGCGTTACAGATATATTAATTCCACTGCAATTAAATACATAAGCAGTTATCGTATGCTACAACGACCATTTATCAAAACTACATTTAAAACACCAGGTGGCAGTGTTTGTCAAAAGCTAAATACCCTTTAACCCGGATAAGATATCCCAGACCTTTAACAAAGGAGGAAGTTTTGGTTGAATTGACAGTTAGCCATGGCGCTCGATGTGAAAACAAGAGCCAAACGATACGAGAAATTAGACTTTCTCGGAGAGGGCCAGGTACAGAGTACATTCCATTCTAATGATATTTCTTTATTGTTCATAGTAAATAACTTTATATAAAAGTTAACGTTATACTATGATGACCATGCATGGAAAAACGTGTACAGGTGCTGACCTGCTTGGTCAAGACTTCCAGTGCAGAGCTACCATTGTCTTCTCTGGTTGTTTATGTCAACAAAGAATCTCAGATCTATCTGTATTAAGTAGTAAaagctttctctgtctctctttgttgtGGATAGTAGTAAGTATTctgtcaataataataataataatgcctcTATGCTATGCATGTGTTTTCTTTATCCAGTTTGCCACAGTATACAAAGCCAGGGACAAGACCAATGACACGATAGTCGCCATTAAAAAGGTATTAATGTTTGacaaacttaaaaaaataattctaaTTTGTTTTGATAACACTATCCGCAAGCGACCTCTTAAGTAGTAAATCCCTCCATGCTAATTTGTcttatttgtttgtatttaatGGTGAATAACTCACCAGTACTGCAACTCTACGGACAGCTTGGGCTCATCTTTGTATCCTTTAGTTTCAGAAAAACCAACGTTTGTCATGTTTGAGCAATGGGTGAATGGGTCAGTGAAGCGTCAATCACTTTGAAAAATGGAAAACAAATGACCGAAAGTTGCTCATACATGCCCTACAAGCCTTCTGATACAAAGATGATGAACCAAGCAGTCCATAGAGTTACAATTTTATCGCCATAAAATAACATTGGACACGACTTATATTCTCGTGAATAGGGAACTCCATGGAGGGAATTGTGGCTAAGAGGTTGTGAGTGTCCCCTTAGTTGCCTGTGGCAAAGGTTATACAGATTTACACATTAATCTAACACAACACCCGTATTGTTTATTGTCATTTGGCAGATCAAGGTTGGCCATAGAACTGAAGCTAAAGATGGTAAGTTATGCTCTAGGTCTAGTCTTTTTTAATGTGGCAATAATGAAGTGCTTGTGCAATAACATTCTTATTCATTAAATGTATCGTTCAGGTATCAACAGGACCGCACTTAGAGAAATCAAGCTGCTGCAGGAGTTGCATCATCCAAACATAATCGGGGTAGGACTTTTTTGCAATAGTACTGGACCTTGTCAACCTTAATTATCTGAGGAGGAACGGCTTCTCCTTTGAACCTCATTATGATGTATTTCATAAACTGTTCTTAGTTGCTGGATGCCTTCGGACACAAATCCAACATCAGTTTGGTGTTTGACTTCATGGAGACTGACCTGGAGGTAAGATGCTATGTAGTGTCCTGGTTCATCCAGGGACCCATTCCTCTCCCATACATATGTATTCATTGATCCTTAATATAGAGTCAATGCAGTTTTTATATTCTGCTATTAATATTTTTGTTGCTCATATTCACTTAGGGTTAAACCATCAGCATAATGGCCGTTTGAGTGAATTGTCGTAGGAATTcctttgtattgtattatactAGAAGGCCACTGGATGGCAGTATTCATACTATTTCTTGAGTGATATGGCTTTATTACATCCAGTAGGGAAGGATTTAACCTTGGGCTTCTCGTAACTGTCATAAAGCTAAGGCAGCCATGGTGGTGATTTCAGCAGCAGCTAAAATGGTAGGCGGAAATGAGGTAATCAGGAATTTAAAGAATGGAAAAGGTTTTGAAGGTATGAGTGCTACATTGGATTAGTAAGTCCTGTATAGAAATGTGTGGGATGAAAATGTAAGTGCTCTCGGCGGTCGTTGAATGGTTTGAGAAAGACGCATATCTCTCTGTCGACCCTACCCCCGCCTCTTCTTGTCTCCTCTTAAGTATCCATGTTTCCAGACTGGCTGCCAGCACAAACGCATTACGCCCTTGTTAGTAGGAAGCAAAACAAGATAACTGCACTTAAATACAAAAATCAATATCTCCGGGCTCAGGAAACGATGATGGGCCTTTCTAACTCACAGGCATTAGATTAGCAAAACCCGAAAGAGGAGTGAAATGTGATGCTGATCTCGTTTACTTGGGCTTCAAGTCTATTTTGAGGCAGTGCACTTTGGCCCACAGGCTTATCATCTGCAGATGTTGGATGGACATTCTAGTCTGGCTGGATGTCAGAGGCGAGGTATTAGAGCTGTGAGAAAACCTCTTGTTCAGGTTTTCTCAACTTTGGACCTAAGAGCAAGGTCCAAGTTGGCCACATGTCTGTGGCCTGTTTCCaaatttccctttattttccCATTTTGCTTTCTGGAATAGCAGCGTGTCAGAAAGAAATATGGTGAGTTAACAGTCAGTTGGATGGGTCTAATCTGTCTTTCTACTCCGCAGGTGATCATAAAAGACACTAGTCTGGTGCTGACACCAGCTCACATCAAAGCATACATCCAGATGACGCTGCAAGGGTTGGAATACATGCATCACCACTGGGTCTTGCATAGGGTAAGatgagacctctctctctctctctctcgcgcttgttttttctctttcccgCTCACACCCACGATCCTTACCCATATCATCCTGAAGGGGGCGATACATGGAAACCTAAGCGTTTAGCCTGCCAACCCTTGTTATTAAAATGATTCCAGTGTCTTAAAAGAGGATCTTAAAAAGATGACGAAAACATTTGGTCAGCGAAAGCAAAGTGTAGATCCTTGACAAGACACAAACAGCAAATTGGCTAACCAACGACAGACTATGGGAAGAATGTGGTGAATTAAGAGGTCCACACAGTTAACAACCATCTACTTTGCTCTCCCCTATTTGTTGTGTTCAGGATCTAAAGCCTAATAACCTCCTGTTGGATGGGAGTGGGGTGCTAAAGCTGGCTGATTTTGGGTTGGCTAAAGCATTTGGCAGCCCCAACAGAGCCTACACACATCAAGTGGTCAccaggtatgtgtgtgcaacTTATCACAGCTGGGTTCTCCCTTTTACATGCGTCGATAACCCCGTGGATGATTCTCATGCACTCCCTGTTTTTGTTGTGCCCTTAATGGAACAGATTGCTGACAGAACCTGAACCGTA
Above is a genomic segment from Gadus morhua chromosome 6, gadMor3.0, whole genome shotgun sequence containing:
- the cdk7 gene encoding cyclin-dependent kinase 7 isoform X1, yielding MALDVKTRAKRYEKLDFLGEGQFATVYKARDKTNDTIVAIKKIKVGHRTEAKDGINRTALREIKLLQELHHPNIIGLLDAFGHKSNISLVFDFMETDLEVIIKDTSLVLTPAHIKAYIQMTLQGLEYMHHHWVLHRDLKPNNLLLDGSGVLKLADFGLAKAFGSPNRAYTHQVVTRWYRAPELLFGAKMYGVGVDMWAMGCILAELLLRLPFLAGDSDLDQLTKIFEALGTPTEETWPGVKSLPDYVAFKLFPGTPLEHIFSAAGDDLLELLLGLFTFNPSTRTTATQALKMSYFSNRPGPTPGPQLPKPNCSAEALKERDNPNIGFKRKIDGLETSMMKKKLVF
- the cdk7 gene encoding cyclin-dependent kinase 7 isoform X2, which gives rise to MALDVKTRAKRYEKLDFLGEGQFATVYKARDKTNDTIVAIKKIKVGHRTEAKDGINRTALREIKLLQELHHPNIIGLLDAFGHKSNISLVFDFMETDLEVIIKDTSLVLTPAHIKAYIQMTLQGLEYMHHHWVLHRDLKPNNLLLDGSGVLKLADFGLAKAFGSPNRAYTHQVVTRWYRAPELLFGAKMYGVGVDMWAMGCILAELLLRLPFLAGDSDLDQLTKIFEALGTPTEETWPGVKSLPDYVAFKLFPGTPLEHIFSAAGDDLLELLLGLFTFNPSTRTTATQALKMSYFSNRPGPTPGPQLPKPNCSAEALKERDNPNIGFKRKIDGMMKKKLVF